One stretch of Bosea vaviloviae DNA includes these proteins:
- a CDS encoding citrate synthase/methylcitrate synthase has protein sequence MSDGLDDVVAAETILSDVDGAAGRLIIRGHLLDDLAGRTSFAEAAELLLDGFFDDLPRGAALAAALGRSRLEVFREVAGLDAGLVQASPVEAMRALTARLADGDDVATALRLMAAPAVFTPAVIRMQRHLAPVAPDPALPHAADILRMMRGEVADPAQAAALDTYLVTVCDHGLNASTFAARVVASTRAGLTSAVLAGVSALKGPLHGGAPGPVIEMLDEIGEAANARAWLEAALQRGDRLMGFGHRIYRVRDPRADALKRAIRRLDPNSGRLAYAEAVEAAALAILRERKPARSLQTNVEFYTALLLEALAFPPESFTCVFAMGRVIGWIAHAQEQLAGGRLIRPKSTYIGPEPRQAA, from the coding sequence ATGTCGGATGGACTTGATGATGTTGTCGCTGCGGAGACGATCCTGTCGGATGTCGATGGGGCTGCCGGCCGCCTGATCATTCGCGGTCATCTGCTCGACGACCTTGCCGGCCGCACCAGCTTTGCCGAGGCAGCCGAACTTCTGCTGGACGGCTTCTTCGACGATTTGCCGCGCGGCGCGGCTCTTGCTGCGGCGCTCGGCCGGAGCAGGCTCGAGGTCTTCCGCGAGGTTGCGGGCCTTGATGCCGGGCTCGTGCAGGCAAGCCCTGTCGAGGCGATGCGGGCGTTGACGGCACGATTGGCGGATGGCGACGATGTCGCGACCGCGCTGCGATTGATGGCGGCGCCGGCCGTCTTCACGCCTGCGGTCATCCGGATGCAGCGCCATCTGGCGCCGGTCGCGCCCGACCCGGCGCTGCCCCATGCCGCCGATATCCTGCGGATGATGCGCGGCGAGGTCGCCGACCCGGCGCAGGCCGCCGCGCTCGATACTTATCTCGTGACGGTCTGCGATCATGGCCTCAACGCCTCGACCTTTGCGGCGCGCGTCGTCGCCTCGACGCGGGCCGGTTTGACCTCCGCCGTTCTGGCGGGGGTGAGCGCCCTGAAGGGGCCGCTGCATGGTGGCGCGCCGGGGCCGGTCATCGAGATGCTCGACGAGATCGGTGAAGCTGCCAACGCCCGGGCCTGGCTGGAGGCGGCGCTGCAGCGCGGCGACCGGTTGATGGGCTTCGGCCATCGCATCTACCGCGTGCGCGATCCCCGCGCCGATGCGCTGAAGCGCGCGATCCGCAGGCTCGATCCGAATTCCGGCCGCCTCGCCTATGCCGAGGCCGTCGAAGCGGCGGCTCTGGCGATCCTGCGCGAACGCAAGCCCGCTCGCTCGCTGCAGACCAATGTCGAGTTCTACACGGCGCTCCTGCTCGAAGCCCTGGCCTTCCCTCCGGAGAGTTTCACTTGCGTCTTCGCGATGGGCCGCGTCATCGGCTGGATCGCCCATGCGCAGGAGCAACTCGCGGGAGGACGGCTCATCCGCCCGAAATCGACCTATATCGGCCCCGAGCCGAGGCAGGCTGCCTGA
- a CDS encoding NAD(P)/FAD-dependent oxidoreductase, whose amino-acid sequence MSDIDCLVIGAGVVGLATARALALAGREVVIAEAADGIGTQTSARNSEVIHAGIYYPPGSLKAKVCVEGRKRLYAYLAERGLPHKACGKLIVATSASQRPALETILARAKASGVETVRWVDASEARALEPEVACEIALLSPETGVVDSHALMLSLLGECEVAGGSLALNTPILGWRREAEGFSVDFGGDDPATYTARTIVNSAGHGAPRLLGKLEGFPARHVPLQHFAKGNYFSLLGKQPFSHLVYPVPEAAGLGIHATIDMAGRVKFGPDVEWVADDQDLVVDPARAEKFYAAIRTYWPGLADGALVADYAGIRPKLHSASEPMPDFRIDGPQIHGVDNLVNLLGIESPGLTSSLAIAEMVVERLR is encoded by the coding sequence ATGAGCGACATCGATTGCCTGGTGATCGGGGCCGGCGTCGTCGGCCTCGCCACCGCGCGGGCGCTTGCGCTCGCCGGCCGCGAGGTCGTGATCGCGGAGGCGGCGGACGGCATCGGCACCCAGACCTCGGCGCGCAACAGCGAGGTCATCCATGCCGGGATCTATTATCCGCCGGGCTCGCTGAAGGCCAAGGTCTGCGTCGAGGGCCGCAAGCGCCTTTACGCCTATCTCGCGGAGCGGGGCCTGCCGCACAAGGCCTGCGGCAAGCTGATCGTCGCGACCTCGGCCAGCCAGCGCCCGGCGCTGGAGACGATCCTGGCGCGAGCCAAGGCCTCGGGCGTCGAGACCGTGCGCTGGGTCGATGCGAGCGAGGCCAGGGCGCTGGAGCCGGAGGTCGCCTGCGAGATCGCCCTGCTCTCACCCGAGACCGGCGTCGTCGACAGCCATGCCCTGATGCTGTCCTTGCTCGGAGAATGCGAGGTGGCCGGCGGTTCGCTGGCGCTCAACACGCCGATCCTGGGCTGGCGACGCGAGGCGGAAGGCTTCAGCGTCGATTTCGGCGGCGACGATCCCGCGACCTATACGGCCCGCACCATCGTCAATTCGGCCGGGCACGGCGCGCCGCGCCTGCTTGGCAAGCTCGAAGGCTTCCCCGCAAGGCACGTGCCGCTCCAGCATTTCGCCAAGGGCAATTATTTCTCGCTGCTGGGAAAGCAGCCCTTCTCGCATCTGGTCTATCCGGTACCGGAGGCGGCGGGGCTCGGCATCCACGCCACGATCGACATGGCCGGACGGGTCAAGTTCGGGCCCGATGTCGAATGGGTCGCGGATGATCAGGATCTGGTGGTCGACCCAGCGCGTGCCGAAAAATTCTATGCCGCGATCCGGACCTATTGGCCGGGCCTGGCGGACGGTGCGCTCGTCGCCGACTATGCCGGCATCCGGCCCAAGCTGCATTCGGCGAGCGAACCGATGCCGGATTTCCGCATCGACGGGCCGCAGATCCATGGCGTCGACAATCTGGTCAACCTGCTCGGCATCGAGAGCCCGGGGCTGACGAGCTCGCTGGCGATCGCGGAGATGGTGGTGGAGAGGTTGCGATAG
- a CDS encoding citrate synthase, with protein sequence MSDWLTAQEVMIRLRLKPQTLYAYVSRGRIEAKADPDEPRRSLYRAADVSRLEQRKARGRRNAAIAEDTIAWGEPVLASSITTIAHGRLWYRGQDAEALAQTARLEDVARLLWACGNARFPTQCNAIAPGSGNQRMFAAIAARAATDPVIGGRSLKSLYFEAAAVLDALVDAVAGRPGNGPIHERLAAAWACDAAGADLIRRSLVLLADHELNASTFAVRVTASTHASLAACALAGLSALSGPLHGGMAPRVRALLEECRRDGIEPAIRARLTLGVPIPGFGHPIYPEGDPRARALMAAFTLPAHYEEVRLAIEAITGALPNIDFALTALASVLALPKDAPFQIFATARCTGWIAHALEQFQTGRLIRPRARYIGPEPR encoded by the coding sequence ATGAGCGACTGGCTGACGGCCCAGGAGGTGATGATCCGTTTGCGGCTCAAGCCGCAGACGCTCTACGCCTATGTCAGCCGCGGCCGCATCGAGGCGAAGGCGGACCCTGACGAGCCGCGACGCAGCCTCTATCGGGCGGCGGATGTCTCGCGCCTGGAGCAGCGCAAGGCGCGCGGCCGGCGCAATGCGGCGATCGCGGAGGATACGATCGCCTGGGGCGAGCCCGTCCTGGCCTCGAGCATCACGACGATCGCCCATGGCCGCCTCTGGTATCGCGGACAGGACGCCGAGGCCCTGGCGCAAACGGCACGGCTCGAGGATGTCGCGCGCCTGCTCTGGGCCTGCGGCAATGCGCGCTTCCCAACGCAATGCAATGCGATTGCTCCCGGCAGCGGCAATCAGCGCATGTTCGCCGCGATCGCAGCCCGCGCCGCCACCGATCCGGTGATTGGCGGGCGAAGCTTGAAATCACTCTATTTCGAGGCGGCGGCCGTCCTCGATGCGCTCGTCGACGCCGTCGCCGGCCGCCCGGGCAATGGTCCGATCCATGAGCGCCTCGCGGCGGCCTGGGCCTGCGACGCAGCCGGCGCCGATCTCATCCGCCGCAGCCTCGTCCTGCTCGCCGACCACGAATTGAACGCCTCGACCTTCGCCGTCCGCGTCACCGCCTCGACGCATGCCTCGCTCGCCGCCTGCGCTTTGGCTGGGCTGTCGGCGCTGTCGGGCCCCCTGCATGGCGGCATGGCGCCGCGCGTGCGCGCTTTGCTCGAGGAATGCCGGCGCGACGGCATCGAGCCCGCGATCCGCGCGCGCCTGACGCTCGGCGTGCCGATCCCGGGCTTCGGGCATCCGATCTATCCGGAGGGCGATCCGCGGGCACGGGCGCTGATGGCGGCTTTCACCCTGCCGGCGCACTATGAGGAGGTCCGCCTCGCCATCGAGGCGATCACCGGCGCGCTGCCGAATATCGATTTCGCGCTCACCGCCCTAGCGTCTGTGCTGGCGCTTCCCAAGGACGCGCCGTTCCAGATCTTCGCGACGGCGCGCTGCACCGGCTGGATCGCCCATGCGCTCGAACAGTTCCAGACCGGGCGCCTGATCCGCCCTCGCGCCCGCTATATCGGCCCGGAGCCACGGTGA
- the eda gene encoding bifunctional 4-hydroxy-2-oxoglutarate aldolase/2-dehydro-3-deoxy-phosphogluconate aldolase has protein sequence MSNEPEIARLAACGVVPVVVIEDVHLAVPLARALLAGGIDVIEVTLRRPAALAALETIAREVPEILSVAGTVVTPAQVTDVKEAGAQAVVSPGFSEAVDDAMRAAGLPWLPGVATASDCMRAVAAGRLTCKFFPAEQAGGTSALKALSGPFPQMKFCPTGGVGLNNLADYLALKQVICVGGSWLVPADAIANRDWARVTQLAKEARERVKALRG, from the coding sequence ATGTCGAATGAACCTGAAATCGCGCGGCTCGCCGCCTGCGGCGTCGTGCCGGTCGTGGTGATCGAGGACGTGCATCTCGCCGTGCCGCTGGCGCGCGCACTGCTGGCGGGCGGCATCGACGTGATCGAAGTCACCTTGCGCCGTCCGGCCGCTCTGGCTGCGCTGGAGACGATCGCGCGCGAGGTGCCCGAAATCCTGAGCGTCGCCGGCACGGTGGTGACGCCCGCCCAGGTCACCGACGTCAAGGAGGCTGGCGCCCAGGCCGTGGTCAGCCCCGGCTTCAGCGAAGCGGTGGACGACGCCATGCGCGCCGCCGGCCTGCCCTGGCTGCCCGGCGTCGCCACGGCCTCCGACTGCATGCGCGCCGTTGCCGCTGGACGATTGACCTGCAAGTTCTTTCCGGCCGAGCAGGCCGGCGGCACCTCGGCGCTCAAGGCGCTCTCGGGGCCGTTCCCACAAATGAAATTCTGCCCGACCGGCGGCGTCGGCCTGAACAATCTCGCTGATTATCTGGCGCTGAAGCAAGTCATCTGCGTCGGCGGTTCCTGGCTCGTGCCGGCGGACGCGATCGCCAATCGCGACTGGGCGCGGGTGACGCAGCTCGCGAAAGAGGCGCGCGAGCGCGTCAAGGCGCTGCGGGGCTGA
- a CDS encoding DUF882 domain-containing protein, translating into MLKELVAKIGPIQVTSTCGGRHARHSQHYSGKAVDFRPLATSTRAAVAAAKALDSTGGVGSYPGGLVHVDVGDREASWYGHKRARRQYAQLALRRR; encoded by the coding sequence ATGCTCAAAGAACTCGTGGCCAAGATCGGCCCGATCCAGGTCACCTCGACCTGTGGCGGCCGTCATGCCCGCCACTCCCAGCACTACAGCGGCAAGGCCGTGGATTTCAGGCCGCTCGCAACCTCGACGCGCGCCGCGGTCGCGGCCGCCAAGGCGCTGGATAGCACCGGCGGCGTCGGCTCCTATCCGGGCGGACTCGTGCATGTCGATGTCGGCGATCGCGAGGCCTCCTGGTACGGCCACAAGCGCGCAAGGCGCCAATACGCGCAGTTGGCGCTGCGGCGGCGCTGA
- a CDS encoding M20 aminoacylase family protein — protein MPKSELIAALTPEISAIRRDFHRHPELQYDVHRTAGIVAEKLKAWGADEVVTGVGQTGVVGVIRGKGQGSGKVIAMRADMDALPIHEETNLEHRSTVPGKMHACGHDGHTAMLLGAAKYLAATRDFDGTAVLIFQPAEEGGAGAKAMIDDGMMDRFGIQEVYGMHNKPGLAIGQFEIRKGPTMAAADRIHIKIEGKGGHAAAPHRVNDPIVAACQLVTALQTISSRNADPLDSVVVSVTAVNAGEAFNVIPQTVEIKGSIRTLTPEMRELAQKRVTELTDGLMRAFGMKYDLDYHLGYPVTVNHAGQTDFVTSVTRNVFGKDAIDTEVPPTMGSEDFSYMLEERPGAFINIGNGDSAGLHHPAYEFNDTAIPVGVTYWASLIEISMPQRA, from the coding sequence ATGCCGAAATCCGAACTCATCGCCGCGCTCACCCCCGAGATCAGTGCGATCCGTCGCGATTTCCACCGGCATCCCGAGCTGCAATACGACGTCCACCGCACCGCCGGCATCGTCGCCGAGAAGCTCAAGGCCTGGGGCGCCGACGAGGTCGTGACCGGCGTCGGCCAGACCGGCGTCGTCGGCGTGATCAGGGGCAAGGGCCAGGGCTCCGGCAAGGTCATCGCGATGCGCGCCGACATGGACGCGCTGCCGATCCATGAGGAGACCAATCTCGAGCATCGCTCGACCGTGCCGGGCAAGATGCACGCCTGCGGCCATGACGGGCACACCGCCATGCTGCTCGGCGCCGCAAAATACCTCGCCGCCACCCGCGATTTCGACGGCACAGCCGTGCTGATCTTCCAGCCTGCCGAAGAGGGCGGCGCCGGCGCCAAGGCGATGATCGACGACGGCATGATGGACCGCTTCGGCATCCAGGAAGTCTACGGCATGCACAACAAGCCGGGGCTGGCGATCGGACAGTTCGAGATCCGCAAGGGGCCGACCATGGCCGCCGCCGACCGCATCCACATCAAGATCGAGGGCAAGGGCGGACACGCCGCAGCGCCGCACCGCGTCAACGATCCGATCGTCGCCGCCTGCCAATTGGTGACGGCGCTGCAGACGATCTCCTCGCGCAATGCCGACCCGCTCGACTCCGTCGTCGTCTCGGTGACGGCGGTGAATGCCGGCGAGGCCTTCAACGTCATTCCGCAGACAGTCGAGATCAAGGGGTCGATCCGGACACTGACGCCCGAGATGCGCGAACTGGCGCAAAAGCGCGTCACCGAGCTCACCGATGGGCTGATGAGGGCGTTCGGCATGAAATACGACCTCGACTACCATCTCGGCTATCCCGTCACCGTCAACCATGCCGGCCAGACCGATTTCGTCACCAGCGTGACCAGGAACGTCTTCGGCAAGGATGCGATCGACACCGAAGTGCCGCCGACGATGGGCTCTGAGGATTTCTCCTACATGCTGGAGGAGCGCCCGGGCGCCTTCATCAATATCGGCAACGGCGACTCCGCCGGGCTGCACCACCCCGCCTATGAGTTCAACGACACCGCGATCCCGGTCGGCGTCACCTATTGGGCGAGCCTGATCGAAATCTCGATGCCGCAGCGGGCGTGA